The Pseudarthrobacter sulfonivorans genome includes a window with the following:
- a CDS encoding glycoside hydrolase family 15 protein produces MARIEDYAVVGDLHTGALVSTEGSIDWLCLPRFDSPACFNALLDTPEAGRWLLAPESGGTCTRRGYREGTLILETEWETPEGTVRVIDFMPPRDAVADIVRIVEGVSGSVRMHGELALRFDYGHIVPWVRRDKHGLHAIAGPDSVYFVTKAPLHGENKHSVSDFTVQAGERIPFVLTWAPSHVPRPHTVDAEVVLGTTLAFWRGWASQCTVQGKYQDAVVRSLVTLKALTYAPTGGIVAAVTTSLPEQLGGPRNWDYRFCWLRDATMTLQALLAAGYTTEAAAWRDWLLRAVAGDPADLQIMYGIHGERRLPEMELPWLAGYENSKPVRTGNGAADQLQLDVWGEVLDCLALTRNSLLKHTDESWDVQVALMQHLETIWDQPDNGLWEMRGPRRHFTHSKVMAWVAADRMVKGVRDFGLPGPVERWEALRDTIHQDVMANGFDPVRNTFVQAYGRPELDASLLLIPRVGFLPPDDPRVLGTINMIQRELTEDGFVLRYRPADSDDGLPGDEGVFLACSFWMVEALLGAGRTAESTELFERLLELRNDVGLLSEEWGVRAGRQLGNTPQAFSHFALVTSALELHQDTVRRSDTPIPPETERVGQ; encoded by the coding sequence ATGGCGCGCATTGAAGATTATGCAGTTGTTGGCGACCTCCACACCGGCGCCCTGGTCAGCACCGAGGGTTCCATCGACTGGCTTTGCCTGCCGCGCTTCGACTCTCCGGCATGTTTCAACGCGCTCCTGGATACGCCGGAGGCCGGACGCTGGCTACTGGCACCCGAGAGCGGCGGCACCTGCACCAGGCGCGGCTACCGGGAGGGGACCCTGATCCTGGAAACAGAATGGGAAACCCCGGAGGGTACCGTCAGGGTTATTGACTTCATGCCGCCACGTGACGCAGTGGCGGACATCGTGCGGATCGTCGAGGGCGTGAGCGGAAGCGTCAGGATGCACGGTGAACTGGCGCTGAGGTTCGACTACGGGCATATCGTTCCCTGGGTGCGGCGCGACAAGCACGGCCTGCATGCCATCGCCGGCCCAGACTCCGTCTACTTCGTCACCAAGGCGCCGCTTCACGGCGAGAACAAGCACTCCGTCAGTGACTTCACAGTCCAGGCAGGGGAGCGCATCCCCTTTGTCCTGACGTGGGCGCCCAGCCACGTTCCCCGCCCGCACACAGTGGACGCCGAGGTAGTGCTGGGCACCACCCTGGCCTTCTGGCGCGGCTGGGCATCGCAGTGCACCGTCCAGGGAAAGTACCAGGATGCCGTGGTCCGTTCGCTGGTGACCCTGAAGGCGCTGACCTACGCTCCCACGGGCGGCATCGTCGCTGCGGTCACCACGTCCCTGCCGGAACAGCTGGGCGGTCCCCGTAACTGGGATTACCGCTTCTGCTGGTTGCGGGACGCCACCATGACGCTGCAGGCGCTCCTGGCCGCCGGCTACACCACCGAGGCTGCCGCCTGGCGTGACTGGCTGCTCCGCGCTGTGGCGGGCGATCCGGCCGACCTGCAGATCATGTACGGAATCCACGGCGAACGCCGGCTTCCGGAAATGGAACTGCCGTGGCTTGCCGGGTACGAGAATTCAAAACCGGTACGGACCGGCAACGGTGCCGCCGATCAGCTTCAGCTGGACGTCTGGGGCGAGGTCCTGGACTGCCTGGCGCTGACCAGGAACTCCCTGCTGAAACACACGGACGAGTCTTGGGACGTGCAGGTGGCCCTGATGCAGCACCTGGAGACCATCTGGGACCAGCCGGACAACGGACTCTGGGAGATGCGCGGGCCGCGGCGCCATTTCACGCATTCCAAGGTGATGGCCTGGGTGGCCGCAGACCGGATGGTTAAGGGCGTCCGCGATTTCGGCCTGCCCGGCCCCGTGGAACGCTGGGAGGCCCTTCGTGACACCATCCACCAGGACGTCATGGCCAACGGCTTCGACCCCGTCCGCAACACCTTTGTGCAGGCGTATGGCCGGCCCGAACTGGACGCCAGCCTGCTGCTGATCCCGCGGGTGGGCTTCCTCCCGCCGGATGATCCCCGCGTGCTGGGGACCATTAACATGATCCAGCGGGAGCTCACCGAAGACGGTTTTGTGCTCCGCTACCGTCCCGCCGACAGCGACGACGGGCTCCCGGGGGACGAAGGCGTGTTCCTGGCGTGCTCGTTCTGGATGGTGGAGGCCCTGCTGGGCGCTGGGCGCACGGCGGAGTCCACCGAACTCTTCGAACGGTTGCTGGAACTCCGCAACGATGTGGGTCTGCTGAGCGAGGAGTGGGGCGTCAGGGCGGGGCGGCAGCTGGGCAATACACCCCAGGCCTTCAGCCATTTCGCGCTTGTGACAAGCGCTCTTGAGCTGCATCAGGATACAGTTCGCCGAAGTGACACACCTATTCCCCCGGAGACAGAACGGGTAGGGCAATGA
- a CDS encoding glycoside hydrolase family 1 protein yields the protein MHISAKDLAALIPADFTLGVATAAFQIEGALTEDGRGTAGWDVFSAKEGAIVDGHSPAVACDHYHRMPGDVALMKQLGVDSYRFSLSWPRIQPNGSGPMNPAGLAFYDRLLDELLANGISPMVTLYHWDTPLALDDAGGWMNRDTAYRLGEFAAIAADAYGDRVARWVTINEPATVSTNGYTMGLHSPGEALMVNALPTVHHQLLGHGLAMQALRAAGVPGEIGMTNVYSPMVPNSINPLDWMSAGLMDIAQNRLYADPVLTGQYPDIIRAAKFFGSFDHPDGDMEIISQPLDFYGLNYYMPTKVAVGPGEGAVPATMAEAMGSDLSAAGNGSTPFHVEAWPEADITSYGWPVKPEYMAVALKEMAERYPHLPPVIITEGGASFEDIVVRDKSTNTTFIPDERRLKYLSDHIESALKATAPGGDAEGIDLRGYYVWSLMDNFEWSAGYNQPFGLLHVDFETLERTPKASYFWLQELIEERNLAAAAGAAVAQAASEEPDTAVDPETAVSPDDGVTTSGATA from the coding sequence ATGCACATTTCCGCCAAGGACCTGGCCGCCCTCATCCCTGCGGACTTCACGCTGGGCGTGGCCACGGCGGCCTTCCAGATCGAGGGCGCCCTTACTGAAGACGGCAGGGGCACGGCGGGCTGGGACGTGTTTTCGGCCAAGGAAGGTGCCATCGTGGACGGGCACAGCCCGGCCGTAGCCTGCGACCACTACCACCGCATGCCCGGCGATGTTGCCCTTATGAAGCAGCTGGGCGTCGACTCGTACCGGTTCTCACTGTCCTGGCCCCGGATCCAGCCCAACGGCAGCGGCCCGATGAACCCTGCCGGGCTGGCGTTCTATGACCGGCTTCTGGACGAACTCCTGGCCAACGGGATTTCGCCCATGGTCACCCTCTATCACTGGGACACTCCGCTGGCACTGGACGACGCTGGCGGCTGGATGAATCGCGATACCGCCTACCGCCTGGGCGAGTTCGCCGCGATTGCCGCTGATGCGTACGGCGACCGCGTTGCCCGCTGGGTCACCATCAACGAGCCCGCCACGGTCAGCACCAACGGCTACACCATGGGCCTGCACTCACCGGGCGAAGCACTTATGGTCAACGCGTTGCCTACCGTGCACCACCAGCTTCTGGGCCACGGGCTCGCGATGCAGGCGTTGCGGGCGGCGGGGGTCCCAGGCGAGATCGGGATGACCAACGTGTACTCGCCCATGGTCCCGAACTCCATCAACCCCCTGGACTGGATGAGTGCGGGCCTGATGGACATTGCCCAGAACCGGCTGTACGCGGACCCCGTCCTCACTGGCCAATATCCGGATATCATCCGCGCCGCGAAGTTCTTCGGCTCCTTTGACCATCCGGACGGGGACATGGAGATCATCTCCCAGCCGCTGGATTTCTACGGGCTGAACTACTACATGCCCACGAAGGTAGCCGTCGGCCCCGGTGAGGGGGCGGTGCCGGCGACCATGGCGGAGGCCATGGGCAGCGACCTGAGTGCGGCAGGCAACGGTTCCACGCCGTTCCACGTGGAGGCCTGGCCCGAAGCGGACATCACCTCCTACGGCTGGCCGGTGAAGCCCGAGTACATGGCGGTGGCGCTGAAGGAGATGGCGGAGCGATACCCGCATCTGCCGCCGGTGATCATCACCGAGGGCGGGGCCAGTTTTGAGGACATCGTCGTCCGGGACAAGTCCACCAACACCACCTTCATCCCGGACGAGCGGCGGCTGAAATACCTGTCGGACCACATCGAGTCAGCGCTGAAGGCCACGGCTCCCGGCGGTGACGCCGAGGGCATTGACCTGCGGGGCTACTACGTGTGGTCGCTCATGGACAATTTCGAATGGTCGGCAGGCTACAACCAGCCGTTTGGCCTGCTGCATGTTGATTTCGAGACCCTGGAGCGCACGCCGAAGGCGTCCTACTTCTGGCTTCAGGAGCTCATCGAGGAGCGGAACCTTGCCGCGGCGGCGGGTGCCGCCGTCGCGCAGGCCGCCAGTGAGGAACCGGACACTGCCGTTGATCCCGAGACGGCGGTATCTCCCGACGACGGCGTGACCACCTCGGGTGCCACCGCCTAG
- a CDS encoding asparaginase gives MPHNPHATFTVDSAVELAVIERSGFVESRHIGSAVVLSGDGSVVTELGDIRTPLYPRSALKPLQALAAMQSGVPLRGAQVALACGSHVGSLDHMDVVEGMLKAAGVREDQLQCPAAWPQDETARNWLVRSEKGKSKLAFNCSGKHAAFLWACTENGWDTHSYLEPNHPLQQRVRSVIEEYSGEKIAHLGIDGCGAPVAAISLTGLARAYSMLAKAPGDKNSNARAATITTSMLDYPWAVQGRGEANTIVMDELGIIAKIGAEGVLAMATPQGVSVAIKMLDGNLRATSLVGLTLLAAVGAVDIPGVSSVLEKVVAPVMGGSHEVGKIRLGPAVSALLD, from the coding sequence ATGCCGCACAACCCGCATGCCACGTTCACTGTGGACTCCGCCGTCGAACTCGCCGTTATTGAACGAAGCGGTTTTGTGGAGTCCCGGCACATCGGCTCCGCCGTCGTACTGTCCGGCGACGGGTCAGTCGTCACTGAACTCGGCGACATCCGGACTCCCCTGTACCCACGGTCCGCGCTCAAACCGCTGCAGGCCCTGGCGGCCATGCAGTCCGGAGTTCCGCTCCGCGGCGCTCAGGTGGCCCTAGCCTGCGGCAGCCACGTGGGCTCCCTGGACCACATGGACGTGGTGGAGGGAATGCTCAAGGCCGCCGGCGTCCGGGAGGACCAGCTCCAGTGCCCCGCCGCCTGGCCCCAGGACGAGACGGCGCGTAACTGGCTGGTCCGGTCCGAAAAGGGCAAATCGAAGCTGGCCTTCAACTGCTCCGGCAAGCACGCCGCTTTCCTGTGGGCCTGCACCGAAAACGGCTGGGATACCCACAGCTACCTCGAGCCGAACCATCCGCTGCAGCAGCGCGTCCGCAGCGTGATCGAGGAATACAGCGGCGAAAAGATCGCCCACCTGGGCATTGACGGGTGCGGGGCCCCGGTGGCCGCTATTTCGCTGACCGGGTTGGCGCGCGCCTATTCGATGCTGGCCAAGGCCCCGGGAGACAAGAACTCCAACGCCCGCGCCGCCACCATCACCACGTCCATGCTCGACTACCCGTGGGCCGTCCAGGGCCGCGGCGAGGCCAACACCATCGTGATGGACGAACTGGGCATCATCGCCAAGATCGGCGCCGAGGGTGTCCTGGCCATGGCCACACCCCAGGGTGTCTCAGTGGCCATCAAGATGCTGGACGGGAATCTGCGGGCGACATCCCTGGTGGGCCTGACCCTCCTCGCCGCGGTCGGCGCCGTGGATATTCCGGGCGTCTCCAGCGTCCTCGAAAAAGTGGTGGCCCCGGTGATGGGCGGCAGCCACGAGGTGGGCAAGATCCGCCTGGGCCCGGCCGTGTCCGCGCTCCTGGACTGA
- a CDS encoding molybdopterin-dependent oxidoreductase: MKKLLKWLKDPAAMAALAGVAAAAVVLSVAELTGAFFTARATPVIALGSTFIDFTPPWMKDFAIATFGTNDKAALFVGMGLTIFLLACVLGVVAYRRWALGVAGVLLMGTVIVASVVTRASVKPLDAIPTVLGTIAGLVVLRLLIAPLWRLKSWPEAPADTGAAEPDRPATSRRRFFAAAGITVVGAGIAATGGRLLSAARSNISKAREALQLPAPAKAAAAVPAGVQSPAAGVTPWITPNGDFYRIDTALSVPEITADDWELRVHGLVEEEVRLTFQDLLDADLIESHVTLTCVSNPVGGNLAGNARWLGLPIREVLKRARPKDGADMVLSTSIDGFSASTPLEVLQDDRDAMLAIGMNGEPLPLEHGYPVRMVVPGLYGFVSATKWVVDLEVTRFADSKAYWTQRGWSERGPIKTMARVEVPKSFAKVPAGRVAIGGTAWAQTRGITKVEVQIDNNPWAEAVLSTEASLITWRQWSFDWEATPGPHYIKVRATDGTGEVQTDQRADPVPDGASGWQSVMVTVE; encoded by the coding sequence ATGAAGAAGCTTCTGAAGTGGCTCAAGGACCCCGCCGCAATGGCCGCGCTGGCAGGCGTGGCGGCTGCCGCCGTCGTACTTTCCGTTGCGGAGCTGACCGGAGCGTTCTTTACCGCCCGGGCAACTCCGGTGATCGCGTTGGGGTCCACGTTCATCGACTTCACACCGCCGTGGATGAAGGACTTTGCCATCGCCACGTTCGGCACGAATGACAAAGCCGCGCTGTTTGTGGGGATGGGCCTGACCATTTTCCTGCTGGCCTGCGTGCTGGGTGTGGTGGCCTACCGCAGGTGGGCGCTGGGCGTTGCCGGTGTGCTGCTGATGGGCACGGTGATCGTGGCCAGCGTGGTGACTCGGGCCAGCGTGAAGCCGCTGGATGCCATCCCCACCGTGCTGGGCACAATTGCCGGGCTGGTGGTGCTGCGGCTGCTGATCGCCCCGCTCTGGCGGCTGAAGTCCTGGCCTGAGGCGCCTGCCGACACGGGCGCCGCGGAACCTGACCGTCCCGCCACCAGCCGCCGCCGTTTCTTCGCCGCCGCCGGGATCACCGTGGTCGGCGCCGGGATCGCGGCCACGGGCGGCCGCCTGCTCAGTGCCGCGCGCAGCAACATCTCCAAGGCCCGCGAGGCCCTGCAGCTGCCCGCCCCGGCAAAGGCCGCCGCCGCTGTGCCCGCGGGCGTCCAGTCCCCCGCTGCCGGCGTGACGCCCTGGATCACGCCCAACGGGGACTTCTACCGGATCGATACCGCCCTGAGCGTGCCCGAAATCACCGCCGACGACTGGGAGCTCCGCGTGCACGGGCTGGTGGAGGAAGAGGTCCGCCTCACCTTCCAGGACCTGCTCGACGCCGACCTCATCGAATCGCACGTGACCCTCACCTGTGTCTCCAATCCCGTGGGCGGAAACCTCGCGGGGAACGCGCGCTGGCTCGGCCTTCCCATCCGCGAGGTCCTCAAGCGGGCACGTCCCAAGGACGGCGCGGACATGGTGCTGTCGACGTCGATCGATGGCTTCAGCGCCTCCACGCCGCTGGAGGTCCTGCAGGATGACCGCGACGCCATGCTGGCGATCGGCATGAACGGCGAGCCCCTGCCGCTGGAGCACGGCTATCCGGTGCGCATGGTGGTGCCCGGGCTGTACGGTTTTGTCTCCGCCACCAAGTGGGTGGTGGACCTGGAAGTGACGCGGTTCGCCGACAGCAAGGCGTACTGGACCCAGCGCGGCTGGTCCGAGCGTGGTCCCATCAAGACCATGGCCCGGGTGGAAGTTCCGAAGTCCTTCGCCAAGGTGCCCGCCGGCCGGGTGGCGATCGGCGGCACGGCATGGGCGCAGACCCGCGGCATCACCAAGGTGGAAGTCCAGATCGACAACAACCCGTGGGCCGAGGCCGTCCTGTCCACCGAGGCGTCCCTCATCACGTGGCGCCAGTGGTCCTTCGACTGGGAAGCCACGCCCGGTCCCCACTACATCAAAGTCCGCGCCACCGACGGAACAGGCGAGGTCCAGACCGATCAGCGGGCCGATCCGGTGCCCGACGGCGCCTCCGGCTGGCAGTCCGTCATGGTCACCGTGGAGTAG
- a CDS encoding cupin domain-containing protein — protein sequence MAGLIRKSLDSPEETRPFEGGTGQLQLVNMEAGGVGRATFLPGWRWSEHVKPIAKTDSCQASHMGYFISGRMKVVMDDGEEMEYGPGDFGIMPPGHDAWILGDEPCVVIDWQGFADYAKR from the coding sequence ATGGCAGGTTTAATTCGCAAGAGCCTCGATTCGCCTGAGGAGACCAGGCCGTTCGAGGGTGGGACGGGTCAGCTCCAACTGGTAAACATGGAAGCGGGCGGCGTCGGCCGCGCCACATTCCTGCCGGGGTGGAGGTGGTCCGAGCACGTAAAGCCGATCGCTAAGACGGACAGTTGCCAAGCCTCCCACATGGGCTACTTCATCTCCGGACGGATGAAGGTTGTCATGGACGACGGCGAAGAAATGGAGTACGGGCCTGGGGACTTCGGCATCATGCCTCCTGGGCACGACGCCTGGATTCTTGGCGACGAGCCGTGTGTCGTGATCGACTGGCAGGGATTCGCTGACTACGCCAAGCGGTGA
- a CDS encoding DUF72 domain-containing protein: MAVHIGTSGWSYDHWENVLYPPGLPAQDRLQHYVSRFGTVELNASFYRWPRDTSFASWRRRLPDGFAMSVKAPRGLTHGKKLYGPEVWLERIARCWHELGDKRAVLLVQLPPQLQRDDARLDHFLAAVPWWIRVTVEFRHPSWDHPDVYALLERHQAAYCIMSGAQLPCILRATAPFVYIRLHGPDHQHLYGGSYSDTDLQWWADRIREWSAAGKDVYAYFNNDGGGNAVRNADTLRWLLGGG, encoded by the coding sequence GTGGCTGTACATATCGGCACCTCCGGCTGGAGCTATGACCACTGGGAGAACGTGCTCTACCCGCCAGGCCTCCCGGCCCAGGACAGGCTCCAGCACTACGTTTCCCGGTTCGGCACCGTTGAGTTGAACGCCAGCTTTTACCGGTGGCCCCGGGACACGTCCTTCGCCAGCTGGCGGCGCAGGCTCCCGGACGGGTTCGCGATGTCCGTCAAAGCCCCCCGCGGCCTGACGCACGGCAAGAAACTCTACGGACCCGAAGTCTGGCTGGAACGCATCGCCCGCTGCTGGCACGAGCTGGGCGACAAACGCGCTGTCCTGCTGGTCCAACTGCCACCGCAGCTGCAGCGCGATGATGCCCGGCTGGATCACTTCCTCGCCGCGGTCCCGTGGTGGATCCGGGTGACCGTGGAGTTCCGGCACCCCAGCTGGGACCATCCGGACGTGTACGCCTTGCTGGAACGGCACCAGGCCGCCTACTGCATCATGAGCGGCGCCCAACTGCCGTGCATCCTCCGCGCCACAGCGCCCTTCGTCTACATCCGGCTCCACGGGCCTGACCATCAGCACCTGTATGGCGGCTCCTACTCCGATACGGACCTGCAGTGGTGGGCGGACCGGATCCGCGAATGGTCCGCGGCAGGCAAGGATGTCTATGCCTATTTCAACAACGACGGCGGCGGGAACGCCGTGCGGAACGCCGACACCCTCCGCTGGCTCCTTGGTGGAGGCTGA
- a CDS encoding App1 family protein yields MDRAPQNSPQNTTHPAPLSGTQLLRLAHRISAVVNAVRIQLAKGWNFAPQTIAYQGYGSTGWVRVLGRVLLTKNPAPGSRAEHAARNGTQNVRGWRAFTSVPLQFVEVEITIGGVTTRVRADRGGLIDTVVDVQLPPGWHTAVLRADATEPVETRIQVIGADAKFGIVSDIDDTVMVTALPRPFLALWNTFVLSERARMATPGMAVLLERLTIEHPDAPVIYLSTGPWNAAPTLARFLGRNMYPSGALLLTDWGLTQDRWFRSGQEHKHRNLERLAKEFPDMRWLLIGDNGQHDEQIYSGFAQENADRVAAIAIRQLSVSESVFAGGHSEDGDHTTSAVPWIYSPDGAGMAKQLKLLDLL; encoded by the coding sequence ATGGACAGGGCTCCTCAGAATTCACCGCAGAACACTACGCACCCCGCACCGCTGTCCGGCACCCAGCTTTTACGCCTGGCGCACCGGATCTCCGCCGTCGTCAACGCCGTCCGCATCCAGCTCGCCAAGGGCTGGAATTTCGCACCTCAGACCATCGCGTACCAGGGCTACGGTTCGACCGGCTGGGTACGCGTGCTCGGCCGCGTCCTGTTGACCAAGAATCCGGCCCCGGGCAGCCGGGCCGAGCACGCAGCACGTAACGGCACACAAAACGTCCGCGGCTGGCGGGCCTTCACCAGCGTCCCGCTGCAGTTCGTCGAGGTGGAAATTACTATCGGCGGCGTCACCACCCGGGTCCGGGCGGACCGCGGTGGGCTCATCGATACAGTGGTGGACGTGCAGCTCCCGCCGGGCTGGCACACCGCCGTCCTGAGGGCTGACGCGACCGAACCCGTGGAGACGCGGATCCAGGTGATAGGTGCCGACGCGAAGTTCGGCATCGTGTCCGACATCGACGACACCGTGATGGTCACCGCCCTGCCGAGGCCATTCCTGGCCCTGTGGAACACGTTTGTCCTCAGCGAACGGGCACGGATGGCAACGCCGGGGATGGCGGTCCTGCTGGAACGGCTCACCATTGAACACCCGGACGCGCCCGTCATCTACCTGTCCACGGGCCCGTGGAATGCTGCCCCCACCCTGGCGCGGTTCCTGGGCCGGAACATGTATCCCTCCGGCGCCCTCCTGCTCACCGACTGGGGCCTGACACAGGACCGTTGGTTCCGCAGCGGGCAGGAGCACAAGCACCGAAATCTGGAGCGCCTCGCCAAGGAATTCCCGGACATGCGGTGGCTCCTGATCGGCGACAACGGCCAGCACGACGAACAGATTTACTCAGGCTTCGCCCAGGAAAACGCCGACAGGGTGGCCGCCATCGCCATCCGGCAGCTTTCCGTCAGCGAGTCCGTCTTCGCCGGCGGGCACTCCGAGGACGGCGACCACACCACCTCCGCGGTGCCCTGGATCTATTCGCCCGACGGCGCGGGGATGGCCAAACAGCTCAAGCTCCTGGACCTCCTCTAG
- a CDS encoding formate/nitrite transporter family protein, with amino-acid sequence MSDTDGDERRRELGDNPGPVEEEVEESFDRTVEEGAQRLNRSFRDVLITGLFGGFEIGVGIMAYLGVLHETGNHLLAGLAFSAGLIALLLAKSELFTEGFLVPIAAVVAREASYAQLGKLWGGTLIANLAGGWLFMALIMTAFPQWSETITKEATHYLDAGFNWKTVCLAVLAGSTITLMTRMQHGTDSVTGKIAAAVVGAFLLYGLQLFHSILDSLLIFGAIHAGADINYLQWLGWFSYVVVFNVLGGILLVTALRLVSASKLVKERRDDSPEDPEDAHHAG; translated from the coding sequence ATGAGCGACACTGACGGCGATGAACGGCGGCGGGAACTTGGCGACAATCCAGGCCCGGTTGAGGAGGAGGTGGAGGAATCCTTCGACCGCACGGTTGAGGAAGGCGCGCAGCGGCTGAACCGCTCCTTTCGGGACGTGCTCATCACCGGTTTGTTCGGCGGGTTTGAAATAGGCGTTGGCATTATGGCCTACCTCGGCGTTCTCCATGAGACCGGGAACCACCTTCTCGCGGGGCTGGCCTTCAGTGCAGGCCTCATCGCCCTGCTGCTGGCCAAGAGCGAACTGTTCACGGAAGGCTTCCTGGTACCCATAGCCGCCGTCGTCGCACGGGAGGCAAGCTACGCGCAGCTCGGGAAGCTCTGGGGCGGCACACTCATTGCCAACCTGGCGGGCGGTTGGCTGTTCATGGCATTGATCATGACAGCGTTCCCGCAGTGGAGCGAGACCATCACGAAGGAAGCCACCCACTATCTCGACGCCGGGTTTAACTGGAAAACCGTGTGTCTTGCCGTGTTGGCGGGGAGCACCATCACGTTGATGACCCGCATGCAGCACGGGACGGACAGCGTCACCGGCAAGATCGCGGCCGCCGTCGTTGGCGCTTTCCTGCTCTACGGGCTGCAGCTCTTCCACTCGATCCTGGACTCGCTGCTGATCTTCGGTGCCATCCACGCGGGTGCCGACATCAACTACCTTCAATGGCTCGGCTGGTTTTCCTATGTAGTGGTCTTTAACGTGCTTGGCGGGATCCTGCTGGTGACCGCGCTACGGCTGGTGAGTGCCAGCAAGCTCGTGAAGGAACGGCGCGATGACTCACCCGAGGACCCGGAGGACGCGCACCACGCCGGCTAG
- a CDS encoding sterol carrier family protein, with the protein MAVARRRIGIEEGTAALAAWQEAAAPPSDVPLPRNVTATAVRYTLEEVTARAPGNSVEVRVPPFGVTQCVEGPRHTRGTPPNVIECDAATWLSMVTGQLSWADAVAAHKVSASGLRADLSALLPL; encoded by the coding sequence ATGGCTGTAGCGCGCCGCCGGATCGGCATTGAAGAAGGCACAGCGGCACTGGCCGCATGGCAGGAAGCCGCCGCACCGCCGTCGGACGTTCCGCTCCCCCGCAACGTCACGGCCACGGCCGTGCGGTACACGCTGGAGGAGGTGACCGCGCGGGCGCCGGGGAATTCGGTGGAGGTGCGGGTGCCGCCGTTCGGCGTCACCCAGTGCGTGGAGGGGCCGCGTCACACCCGCGGAACCCCGCCCAACGTGATCGAGTGCGACGCCGCGACCTGGCTGAGCATGGTGACCGGCCAGTTGAGCTGGGCGGACGCTGTCGCGGCGCACAAGGTGTCCGCCTCCGGTCTGCGCGCTGACCTCTCAGCCCTGCTCCCCCTCTAA
- a CDS encoding HAD family hydrolase, whose protein sequence is MITQSHALVRGRRFGVLFDVDGTLVDSAYIHTLAWWQAFRQHQYDVPMAAIHRCVGMGGDRLVDTLLPAGRDREADAEILASHAAVFAQSWPSLRPFDGAKELLAQCHAGGLAVALASSARTQDLTATRKALGADAFIHAATSADDAKASKPAPDILVAALEAVGVAAAGAVYVGDAVWDMQAAAALGIPAIGVTCGGTSAAELREAGAAEVYNGPRDLLDNLQASAIGRLLTLESNPAGAQ, encoded by the coding sequence GTGATCACCCAAAGCCACGCCTTGGTCCGCGGGCGGCGGTTCGGCGTCCTTTTTGACGTTGATGGAACCTTGGTGGATTCCGCCTACATCCACACGCTCGCGTGGTGGCAGGCGTTCCGCCAGCACCAGTATGACGTCCCCATGGCCGCCATTCACCGGTGCGTCGGGATGGGTGGCGACCGTTTGGTGGACACGCTTCTTCCTGCTGGCCGGGACCGAGAGGCCGACGCCGAAATCCTGGCCAGCCATGCGGCAGTCTTCGCGCAGAGCTGGCCGTCGCTGCGTCCGTTCGACGGCGCCAAGGAGTTGCTTGCGCAGTGCCACGCCGGGGGACTCGCCGTCGCCCTGGCATCATCGGCGCGAACGCAGGATCTGACGGCCACCCGCAAAGCCCTCGGTGCGGACGCGTTCATCCATGCCGCCACCAGCGCGGACGATGCGAAGGCAAGCAAGCCGGCCCCGGACATCCTCGTGGCCGCGCTTGAAGCTGTTGGTGTGGCCGCGGCCGGAGCAGTCTATGTGGGGGATGCGGTGTGGGACATGCAAGCTGCTGCCGCGCTGGGAATCCCTGCCATCGGCGTCACCTGCGGCGGGACCAGCGCCGCCGAACTCCGCGAGGCAGGCGCGGCCGAGGTCTACAACGGCCCCCGGGACCTCCTGGACAACCTGCAGGCAAGCGCCATCGGCAGGCTGCTGACGCTGGAATCGAACCCCGCCGGCGCCCAGTAG
- a CDS encoding J domain-containing protein, whose protein sequence is MTSQPDYYAALRVKPAASQQEISRAYRALMRTHHPDVDGGPKGDRNVQDGELLRIMQAFAVLRDPARRAAYDRSRNGASAAGGAPTVVPVRKVSSRSVSAGNTIRITPVRWESGPWT, encoded by the coding sequence ATGACCAGCCAGCCGGACTACTACGCCGCCCTGAGGGTGAAACCCGCTGCCAGCCAGCAGGAGATCTCGCGCGCCTACCGGGCGCTGATGCGCACCCACCACCCCGACGTCGACGGCGGCCCAAAGGGTGACCGCAACGTCCAGGATGGAGAGTTGCTGCGGATCATGCAGGCGTTCGCTGTCCTCCGTGACCCGGCGCGGCGCGCAGCCTACGACCGGAGCCGCAACGGAGCAAGCGCGGCGGGTGGCGCCCCGACCGTCGTCCCGGTCCGGAAGGTCAGCAGCCGGTCCGTGTCGGCCGGCAACACCATCAGGATCACGCCGGTGCGCTGGGAAAGCGGACCCTGGACGTAA